The sequence AATCCTTACATGCGCGTGCCACCCTTCGCAAGCGGCGCGGGCCGGTATCATCTGTGGCAACGTCATAGCTTATTAGCACAAACATTTCAATTCACCTTTTATCTTTCCCCTCTTTGTAAAAGAGGGGTGAGGGGAGATTTTTCAATAACGATTTACCTGAAAATCCCCCATCAGCCCCCTTTTTCAAAGGGGGCAATTTTTAGCACTCCTCACTTCCATATAAACGGAGGATAGTTGTCAATATCTCCACGCAGATAGCGCGCCATCAATAACGCCTGTACATAGGGTAAAAGACCGATTGCAACCTTCTCTTTTAGAAATGGATGTTCTATCTCCTCCTGTTTACGTTTCTGATAGGCTACCAGCACTGTCTTCCTTGTATCATCATCCATCCACACTGCTCCAGACTCTTTCTTTTTGAATCCTTTCCCCTGCACCTGACATAGATTAATCAATGAAAGAGTGAGACGATCAGCAATATACGGCCTGAATTCCTCCATCAGGTCGAGTGCAAGACTATAGCGCCCCGGCCTATCCCTGTGCAAAAAACCAACTGCGGGATCAAGCCCAACAGATTCGAGGGCTGAACGGACATCATGCATTAAGAGTGTATAAATAAACGAAAGCAGACAGTTTACATTATCCAGAGGCGGCCTTCGGTTCCGCTCGTGAAAAGTAAAATCATCCTTCTGCGATGTAATCAGATGATCAAAGACCTCAAAATAGGCGTCTGCCGATTCTCCTTCTATTCCGCGCAAGATATCGAGAGATGATTCAGATTGCAATCTTCTCATTGCATTTGCAAGCTTCTGTGAAGCATCTGAAATCGCATCCGTATCAATTTTTTCAGAATGATCTCTCAATAATCTCTGAAGCACTGTTCGGCAGTTTGCAATCTTTCCGGTCAATACAGCCTTGGCTATCTCAGCGGAAGAATTCATATCATCTGCGCGGCGGTACTGCTCCCGCCTGAGAAGCACATTTCCCGATACAGGCCCCTGGACCTTTGCGAGAAATCCCCCGTTCTCAGTGA comes from Nitrospirota bacterium and encodes:
- the cas1c gene encoding type I-C CRISPR-associated endonuclease Cas1, producing the protein MKKLLNTLFVTTQGAYLSKEGETVIVKVDGEISMRLPVHTLGGIVCFGQVSCSPYLMGFCAENGVAISFLTENGGFLAKVQGPVSGNVLLRREQYRRADDMNSSAEIAKAVLTGKIANCRTVLQRLLRDHSEKIDTDAISDASQKLANAMRRLQSESSLDILRGIEGESADAYFEVFDHLITSQKDDFTFHERNRRPPLDNVNCLLSFIYTLLMHDVRSALESVGLDPAVGFLHRDRPGRYSLALDLMEEFRPYIADRLTLSLINLCQVQGKGFKKKESGAVWMDDDTRKTVLVAYQKRKQEEIEHPFLKEKVAIGLLPYVQALLMARYLRGDIDNYPPFIWK